The following proteins are encoded in a genomic region of Bradyrhizobium sp. SK17:
- a CDS encoding murein hydrolase activator EnvC, whose product MQHKRDQLFDLRATRRRWLSALSPLSIALLVASAHAQAPSPTPQPAQQAATTATSPDDAIKQREQELEAAREQQRKATELQEKLKADIAAIGQDRSKLNQQLIDIAGQVRSVETRIADAEARLQPLDGREREIRASLDSRRADVIEVLAALQRAGRRTPPALLVRPEDALQSLRTAMLLGAVVPELRSRAEKLAADLGELVALRKTISAERDALGQDRDKLKEDQTRLAALVDERQRQQSAAEKDMAAEGARAIALSKQADDLQGLIAKMEQDLKSAAKAAATASLQGAPATVNGKPNLGALKDPARLAPAVAFASAKGLFSYPVNGTKIREFGGSDGAGGVQKGISLAAKPGAQVTTPCDGWVVYAGPFRSYGQLLILNAGGGYHVLIAGMERISVNIGQFVLTGEPVATMGSTSQVASILATNASQPVLYVEFRKDGTPIDPGPWWAANEGEKVRG is encoded by the coding sequence ATGCAGCACAAGCGGGACCAGCTTTTCGATCTTCGCGCCACGCGACGACGCTGGCTGTCCGCATTGTCGCCGCTGTCGATTGCGCTCCTCGTCGCTTCGGCACACGCACAGGCCCCATCACCCACGCCGCAGCCGGCGCAACAAGCCGCCACGACCGCGACCTCCCCCGACGACGCCATCAAGCAACGCGAGCAGGAGCTCGAGGCCGCGCGCGAGCAGCAGCGCAAGGCGACCGAGTTGCAGGAGAAGCTGAAGGCCGACATCGCCGCGATCGGCCAGGACCGCAGCAAGCTCAACCAGCAACTGATCGACATTGCCGGCCAGGTGCGCAGCGTCGAGACCCGGATCGCCGATGCCGAGGCGCGGCTGCAACCGCTCGACGGCCGCGAGCGCGAGATCCGCGCCTCGCTGGATTCGCGCCGCGCCGACGTGATCGAGGTGCTGGCGGCGCTACAACGCGCCGGCCGGCGCACGCCGCCGGCGCTGCTGGTGCGGCCGGAGGATGCGCTGCAATCGCTGCGCACCGCGATGTTGCTCGGCGCCGTGGTGCCGGAGTTGCGCAGCCGCGCGGAGAAGCTCGCGGCCGACCTCGGCGAACTGGTCGCGCTGCGCAAGACCATCTCGGCCGAACGCGACGCGCTGGGGCAAGACCGAGACAAGCTCAAGGAAGACCAGACCCGGCTCGCGGCGCTGGTCGACGAGCGACAGCGGCAGCAGAGCGCGGCCGAAAAGGACATGGCGGCGGAAGGCGCCCGCGCCATCGCGCTGTCGAAGCAGGCCGATGACCTCCAGGGCCTGATCGCCAAGATGGAGCAGGATCTGAAGAGCGCGGCCAAGGCCGCCGCCACCGCCAGCCTGCAAGGGGCGCCCGCGACGGTTAACGGCAAGCCCAATCTGGGGGCTTTGAAGGACCCGGCCCGACTTGCCCCGGCGGTCGCCTTCGCCTCGGCCAAGGGCCTGTTCTCCTATCCCGTGAACGGCACCAAGATTCGCGAATTTGGCGGTTCCGACGGCGCGGGAGGCGTACAAAAGGGCATTTCTTTGGCGGCCAAACCGGGCGCGCAGGTCACAACCCCGTGTGACGGCTGGGTTGTTTACGCTGGTCCTTTCCGCAGCTATGGACAACTCTTGATCCTCAATGCCGGGGGCGGGTATCATGTCCTGATCGCCGGGATGGAGCGTATTTCGGTAAACATCGGCCAGTTTGTACTCACGGGGGAGCCGGTTGCGACGATGGGATCGACATCCCAGGTTGCATCCATTCTCGCGACCAATGCGAGCCAGCCCGTGCTCTATGTCGAGTTCCGGAAAGACGGCACTCCAATCGATCCAGGTCCATGGTGGGCCGCAAATGAAGGCGAAAAGGTTCGCGGATGA
- the rlmH gene encoding 23S rRNA (pseudouridine(1915)-N(3))-methyltransferase RlmH codes for MRLVVICIGRLKQGPERELADRYRERFEDIGRKLGFRGLEIHEIAESRARDAATRIAEEAAAISALLPDKHALVALDERGKSVNSASFAQQLGRWRDEGLPHTVFVIGGADGLSPELQRKASLRIAFGSATWPHQMVRVMLLEQIYRAATILAGHPYHRV; via the coding sequence ATGCGCCTCGTCGTCATCTGCATCGGCCGCCTGAAACAGGGCCCTGAACGGGAGCTCGCCGACCGTTATCGCGAGCGCTTCGAGGATATCGGCCGCAAGCTCGGATTTCGCGGCCTCGAGATTCATGAGATTGCGGAGAGCCGCGCGCGCGACGCTGCGACCCGGATCGCCGAAGAGGCCGCCGCCATCTCGGCATTGCTGCCTGACAAGCACGCGCTGGTCGCGCTCGACGAACGCGGCAAGAGCGTCAACAGCGCAAGCTTCGCGCAGCAGCTCGGCCGCTGGCGCGACGAGGGATTGCCGCACACGGTGTTCGTGATCGGTGGCGCGGACGGACTTTCGCCCGAATTGCAGCGCAAGGCATCGTTGCGTATTGCATTCGGCTCCGCGACCTGGCCGCATCAAATGGTCCGCGTCATGCTTCTGGAACAGATCTATCGGGCCGCCACCATTCTGGCCGGCCACCCCTATCACCGCGTGTGA
- the rsfS gene encoding ribosome silencing factor, producing MQAQPDAAELNGAKPDANKTLSLILSRLEDMKAEETVTIDLRGKSAYSDYMVITTGRVNRHVGAIADNVTKGLKENGVKSIHVEGLTNCDWVLIDSGDVVVHVFRPEVREFYNLERLWTQNPAVAAV from the coding sequence TTGCAGGCGCAACCGGACGCTGCCGAACTGAACGGTGCCAAACCGGATGCCAACAAGACGCTGAGCCTGATCCTCTCCCGCCTCGAGGACATGAAGGCGGAAGAGACGGTCACCATCGACCTTCGCGGCAAATCCGCATATTCCGACTACATGGTCATCACCACCGGCCGGGTGAACCGGCATGTTGGCGCGATCGCGGATAATGTGACGAAGGGCCTCAAGGAAAACGGGGTCAAGAGCATCCACGTCGAGGGTCTAACCAACTGCGACTGGGTGTTGATCGATTCCGGCGATGTGGTCGTGCACGTGTTCAGGCCCGAGGTGCGCGAGTTCTACAATCTCGAACGGTTGTGGACTCAGAACCCGGCGGTCGCGGCGGTCTAG